A window from Streptomyces sp. NBC_00335 encodes these proteins:
- a CDS encoding ABC transporter ATP-binding protein, protein MTSQDHGLLELRAVSRHFGSFRALDEVDLTVRPGARHAVIGPNGAGKSTLFGLISGTLPATAGTILVDGRDVTRLPVHRRVGLGVAATFQHSSLFMRETVLENVLLAVARRRSSGAGSRAGSRAASRAGAIAKAHELLDRVGLPTRHDLPAAELSHGERRQLEVAVALGTDPRLLLLDEPAAGMSPAETARLTELIAALPGEVTVLLIEHDLDMVFELADTVTVMHLGRHLKTGSPDEVRASTEVQTAYLGTMEVTS, encoded by the coding sequence GTGACAAGCCAAGACCACGGCCTACTGGAACTGCGCGCGGTATCCCGGCACTTCGGCTCCTTCCGAGCCCTGGACGAGGTCGACCTGACGGTGCGGCCGGGCGCCCGGCACGCCGTCATCGGCCCGAACGGCGCGGGCAAGTCCACCCTGTTCGGCCTGATCTCGGGCACCTTGCCCGCCACCGCCGGAACCATCCTCGTCGACGGGCGGGACGTGACCCGGCTGCCCGTACACCGCCGGGTCGGGCTCGGCGTCGCCGCGACCTTCCAGCACTCCAGCCTCTTCATGCGCGAAACCGTGCTGGAGAACGTACTCCTCGCGGTGGCACGCCGTAGGAGCTCCGGGGCCGGTTCCCGAGCCGGATCCCGCGCCGCTTCCCGCGCCGGGGCGATCGCGAAGGCGCACGAACTGCTCGACCGGGTGGGCCTGCCCACCCGCCACGACCTCCCGGCCGCCGAGCTCTCGCACGGCGAGCGGCGCCAGCTGGAGGTCGCGGTGGCGCTGGGGACCGATCCCCGGCTGCTCCTCCTTGACGAACCGGCCGCCGGCATGTCGCCGGCGGAGACGGCGCGGCTCACCGAACTGATCGCCGCCCTGCCGGGGGAGGTGACCGTACTCCTCATCGAGCACGACCTCGACATGGTCTTCGAACTCGCCGACACGGTGACGGTCATGCACCTCGGCAGGCACCTGAAGACCGGCTCCCCGGACGAGGTGCGCGCCTCCACCGAAGTCCAGACCGCCTACCTGGGCACGATGGAGGTCACCTCGTGA
- a CDS encoding branched-chain amino acid ABC transporter permease, producing the protein MSGWLDGNFVSVIDGVAFGLLLFTIAVGLSLVFGMMDVLNLAHGTLYLAGAYVAYALSDGTLTGLLLALLAGALVGTLGGAALTFLTQPLAHRGHLDQAVLTLGITFIVADLLAAAFGGDVLPTDPPTALRGTVGLLGHAYPVYRLVFIAVAAGLALLVYLVFERSSLGALVRATVADRDMVRALGVDVRKVLYGVFASGAALAAVGGVLGAPILGPGPGVDETVLVLSLVVVVVGGLGSVRGALAGALLIGQVQTLGVALLPEYAPFLLFGTMLLVLVLRPHGLVASAVRA; encoded by the coding sequence ATGTCCGGATGGTTGGACGGCAACTTCGTCAGCGTCATCGACGGGGTCGCCTTCGGTCTGCTGCTGTTCACGATCGCGGTCGGACTCTCCCTGGTCTTCGGCATGATGGACGTGCTCAACCTCGCGCACGGCACGCTCTACCTGGCCGGCGCCTACGTCGCCTACGCCCTCTCCGACGGGACCCTGACGGGTCTCCTCCTCGCCCTGCTGGCGGGCGCCCTGGTGGGCACCCTGGGCGGGGCCGCGCTGACCTTCCTCACCCAACCCCTGGCCCACCGGGGCCACTTGGACCAAGCCGTGCTGACGCTCGGCATCACCTTCATCGTGGCCGACCTCCTCGCCGCGGCCTTCGGCGGAGACGTCCTGCCCACGGACCCGCCCACGGCGCTGCGCGGGACGGTCGGTCTCCTCGGCCACGCCTATCCGGTCTACCGGCTGGTGTTCATCGCCGTCGCGGCCGGCCTCGCCCTCCTCGTGTACCTCGTCTTCGAGCGCAGCTCGCTCGGAGCCCTCGTACGGGCCACCGTCGCCGACCGGGACATGGTCCGCGCGCTCGGTGTGGACGTCCGCAAGGTGCTCTACGGGGTCTTCGCGTCCGGCGCCGCCCTGGCAGCCGTCGGCGGAGTCCTCGGGGCGCCGATCCTCGGCCCCGGGCCGGGCGTCGACGAGACCGTCCTCGTCCTCTCCCTCGTCGTCGTGGTCGTGGGGGGCCTCGGATCGGTGCGCGGCGCACTCGCCGGAGCGCTCCTGATCGGCCAGGTGCAGACCCTCGGGGTGGCGCTGCTCCCGGAGTACGCCCCCTTCCTCCTCTTCGGCACCATGCTCCTCGTCCTCGTGCTCCGCCCGCACGGCCTGGTCGCGTCGGCGGTGCGCGCATGA
- a CDS encoding branched-chain amino acid ABC transporter permease — MSPSASAPTPAPAPTTASASPASAIRRRLSATAVAGALALAPFVLGPYAIGTLSRILVFALLVLSVNLLTGLTGLPTLGQSAYFGVGAYTAAITATRITDIGPLQLLIAAGVSALVAVPTGWLAVRARGVVFLMLTLAIGEIAYSAAVNWKSLTNGTDGMSGIPPVVPLPGMPALELDGLVYFYVLAVFLLLFAAVSRLGSTSFALALRGIRDNEPRMRAIGYPTQRYALTAYCGAGALAGAAGALWVSVQRFVSPGDAGFEIAALALLAVVIGGSGSMRGACAGAALVWLTRDYLGNLEVVSGRGPLLLGLLFVIAVYALPRGLAGVRIPHRLTRKRTA; from the coding sequence ATGAGCCCGTCGGCATCCGCACCCACACCCGCACCCGCACCCACAACCGCATCCGCATCTCCCGCCTCCGCGATACGGCGGCGGCTGTCGGCCACCGCCGTGGCCGGCGCACTCGCCCTGGCCCCCTTCGTGCTCGGTCCGTACGCGATCGGCACCCTGTCGCGGATCCTGGTGTTCGCCCTCCTCGTGCTGAGCGTGAACCTGCTCACCGGCCTGACCGGGCTGCCGACCCTCGGCCAGTCCGCCTACTTCGGCGTCGGCGCGTACACGGCGGCGATCACGGCGACACGGATCACCGACATCGGACCGCTCCAACTCCTCATCGCCGCAGGCGTCTCCGCGCTGGTGGCCGTGCCGACCGGCTGGCTTGCCGTACGAGCCCGGGGCGTGGTCTTCCTGATGCTCACGCTGGCCATCGGCGAGATCGCCTACAGCGCCGCCGTCAACTGGAAGTCGCTGACGAACGGCACCGACGGGATGTCGGGCATCCCGCCCGTCGTCCCCCTGCCCGGCATGCCCGCCCTGGAGCTCGACGGGCTGGTCTACTTCTACGTCCTGGCCGTGTTCCTGCTGCTCTTCGCGGCGGTCTCCCGCCTGGGCTCGACCTCGTTCGCCCTCGCCCTGCGCGGCATCCGGGACAACGAGCCCCGCATGCGGGCGATCGGCTACCCCACCCAGCGGTACGCCCTGACCGCCTACTGCGGCGCAGGGGCGCTGGCCGGCGCCGCAGGGGCCCTGTGGGTCTCGGTGCAGCGGTTCGTCTCGCCCGGCGACGCCGGCTTCGAGATCGCCGCACTGGCCCTGCTGGCCGTGGTCATCGGAGGCTCCGGCTCGATGCGCGGGGCCTGCGCGGGCGCCGCGCTCGTCTGGCTCACCCGCGACTACCTCGGAAACCTCGAAGTCGTCTCCGGACGCGGGCCGTTGCTGCTCGGCCTGCTCTTCGTCATCGCCGTCTACGCGCTGCCCCGAGGACTGGCCGGCGTACGGATCCCGCACAGGCTCACCCGAAAGAGGACGGCGTGA